One segment of Solanum stenotomum isolate F172 chromosome 1, ASM1918654v1, whole genome shotgun sequence DNA contains the following:
- the LOC125875225 gene encoding ACT domain-containing protein ACR4-like: MDYWSPSFSDDEFKKLVLRMNPPRVTVDNTSDKKTTLIKVDSANKRGSLLEVVQVLSDLNLIIKRAYISSDGEWFMDVFHVTDRYGKKLSEDNVADRIQQSLGQRGSRSFRSLERSVGVQSAAEHTTIELTGRDRPGLLSEIFAVLADHKCNVVASEVWTHNSRMASVVYITDEESRLAITDPERLANIRQLMLYVLKGDRDLWGANTAVSVGSTHTGRRLHQMMYADRDYDKDDTDCVLVDNRKPLVTVERCADKGYTVVTLRCPDRPKLLFDAVCTLTDMQFVVYHATIIAEGPDAYQEYYIRHMDGCPISSEAERQRVIHCLEAAIKRRTSTGIRLELCGDDRIGLLSDVTRIFREYGLSVSRAEVMTRGTQAVNAFYVTDTSGGPVKNETIEAVRKEIGVTILQVTDDLYSGAPPQQTSRFSLGNILRSRSEKFLYNLGLTKSYS, from the exons ATGGATTACTGGTCTCCTTCTTTCTCTGATGATGAATTCAAGAAACTTGTCCTTCGAATGAACCCCCCaag GGTTACTGTTGATAACACATCTGACAAGAAAACAACTTTGATCAAG GTTGATAGTGCTAATAAAAGAGGAAGCTTGTTGGAAGTGGTTCAGGTTCTTTCTGATTTGAACCTTATAATCAAAAGAGCTTATATATCTTCTGATGGGGAATGGTTTATGGATG TGTTTCATGTTACTGATCGATATGGAAAAAAGCTCTCTGAAGATAATGTCGCTGACCGCATTCAGCAG TCACTGGGACAGAGGGGGAGCCGCAGCTTCCGGTCTTTGGAAAGATCTGTGGGTGTTCAATCTGCTGCAGAACACACAACCATTGAACTGACGGGGCGAGACAGACCAGGATTGCTTTCAGAGATCTTTGCTGTTCTTGCAGACCATAAGTGTAATGTTGTAGCATCAGAAGTCTGGACTCACAATTCAAGAATGGCATCAGTTGTTTACATAACTGATGAAGAAAGCAGATTGGCAATAACTGATCCTGAGAGGCTTGCCAATATCAGGCAACTGATGTTGTATGTTTTAAAAGGAGACAGAGATTTGTGGGGTGCCAATACAGCAGTTTCTGTTGGCTCCACTCATACTGGAAGGAGGCTACATCAGATGATGTATGCTGATCGTGATTATGATAAAGATGATACAGACTGTGTATTGGTTGACAATAGGAAGCCTCTGGTAACTGTAGAAAGGTGTGCAGATAAAGGGTACACTGTTGTGACTTTGAGATGTCCAGACCGTCCTAAGCTGCTCTTCGATGCAGTGTGCACATTAACTGATATGCAGTTTGTAGTGTATCATGCTACCATCATTGCTGAAGGACCTGATGCTTATCAG GAATATTACATTAGGCATATGGATGGGTGCCCCATTAGTTCTGAAGCGGAGAGGCAACGTGTAATTCACTGCTTGGAGGCAGCTATCAAGAGGAGAACTTCAACG GGAATAAGACTGGAATTATGTGGAGATGACAGAATTGGGCTTCTATCAGATGTAACTCGCATATTTAGGGAGTACGGTCTTTCTGTTTCCCGTGCAGAGGTCATGACAAGGGGCACACAAGCTGTTAACGCGTTTTACGTGACTGATACATCAGGTGGTCCAGTTAAAAATGAAACCATCGAGGCTGTCCGGAAAGAAATAGGTGTAACCATTCTTCAAGTCACGGATGATCTCTACTCGGGTGCACCTCCACAGCAAACTTCCAGGTTCTCTTTAGGTAACATATTAAGATCAAGATCAGAGAAATTTCTCTACAACTTGGGATTGACAAAGTCATATTCCTAA